ACTTTAATGATTGATCTCGTATGTAATGTCGACTTGGCAGTTACCACTTTGATGCCGAAAGTCAACGTTAGCTAGAAGCCAAATTCATCAATATAATTCAAGTTCTGGTCCAACAGATTTGGTGGTATGAAATATCTTTATAACCATTTGAATGCGACCGAAGATATTGAAAAGGTGAAGACCATATGAGCTCAAAAACTAACACAGAATATTGGGTCTTATCTGTTGCAATGTGTCATCGTGACCCAGGGTCTGTTCGAAGTCGGTGATGCATATTAGCAGAACAAAATCCTTCTTAACAAGGAAATAAGTCAACTTAAGGAAAATTTGAATACCCACATCGACAAGATAAAGGAACTGGACAAGAAGAAATCAAGTACGAGGAAAAAATGGTGGGGGACAAAGCGTTTTGTGGTAGGCTGCTATAATTGGGTTCATGTGACGCTGCAGAGTGCACATAGTACTATTATACATTCTTTTGTCTTCTAGCACCTTTTAGTCTTATCCATTTAATTCAAAGGAATTTTCATCAATGCAAAGCAAAGATTCCCTCCAATTCAACCATCCTTCCACGTTTTTCCTAGAAACCCAGCTAACTTCACCATTTTTCTCCTTTAGCTAAGTCCATCTTTTTCTTAAGTTTGCGCTCCCAAGTGTTGTCTATTGCAGTCCTGCCTCAGCTCGACATAGTCAACCTTAAATCAAGCACAAAATATATCAAAACAACTAAAACGAGCACCTATTGTGCTCGAAGAAAATTACTATAAAAACAACTTAAATGAACTAAAGCAACAACTAAAGAGAAATTTAACTAAATAATACATAAATATTAAGGTATGTATTAACTCACAAAATATGGGTTAACAGTCCAAAAAAGGTGGTTCTACATTAACCCCAATCAACTTACTCTTTGCAAAATTAACCCGGAGACTGAAAGAAGCCCAAAACCTCGAATAATAGCCTCAATACTCCATAGATGATCTATATTAGCCTCTGCCAATATAATTGTTTCATCTGCATACTAGAGGCCCAAAGATTCGAGGAGCCGACTCTAAACCTCGAAAAAAGGCCAAGATTCATTGTTTTGGAAAATAAACAACTCATGCATTTAGCCACAagcagaaaaaaaaaagttagggGGTAACCTTACTTCAAACCCCTATTAGAACCGCGAGATTTCCAGAGAAAACAAATAATCCATCTAAGATCTCCACTTGCAAAAAAGCCAAACTTGATAAGCATATAATCTAAAAAAATCTAACTTATTGAATCATACCCTTTCTCAAAGTCCACTTTAAAACTAAGGCATGACTTTTTGGTTTCTTAACTAGATCAACCAACTCAATCACAACCATCACCCCATACTCTAAAAATCCATCCTTAAGATATATCAACTGATTAAGGGAGATGATACTTTTCATCACCTTAATAAGTCAAGCAACTAGAACTTTATCAACTAACTTATAAAGAGATCACGGGAAAGAGATAACCAAAAACCCTCTAGATAAGAAGGGAGTCAACTTAGCGaccaaaataacaaaatatgatAAAACGTATGGAGAGAGAAGCAAGCTGATGAAACTGATTAAGCATCACCCCCAAATCTTCCCTAAGAAGGGGccaaaatctctttaaaaaaAAGAGACGTCGAACTCATTTGGCCATGTGCTCTTATGCCCAACATAGGAGGCCACCACCTTATCAATCTCAAAAagtaaaaaggagaagaaattggAAATACTTTCCTCAACGGAGAGGGATCTGAAACTAACTCCATCTAGATAGGGAAAATCTACCAAAGGTTCTTTAAATTGATTAGAGAAAAAAAGTAACCATCTCTTGGACGATCTCCACAACTTTGTCGATCTAGGTATTACCCGCCTTATAATTTAAGATATCATTCCGCATGCTCCTGCTCTTCATACAAGTATGAAAGAATCCAGAATTAGCATCACCCTCGTTAAGCCATTTGGCTATAGATCTTTGAAAGCATTGAGTCTCTTTAATCATAAGCAAGGACCTGAAATCTACATTCGCTTTCGCCACCACTTGATCAATAGAAGAAGTATAAAGATAAAGTTTGGAGTCAAGAGCGCTCACCACCTCTCTCACAAAGTCAACTTGAATTTCAATTGATCTTACCGATTGATAAGAACCTGAAGTGGGCCAGAGACTTCTCCTACAATGTTGGAATCAAGGAGgatgggggtgtacctgcaaaaTATTCTGATGCTAAAGTCAGTAAGAGTGCAGAGATACATGAGAGTGTTTTTCGGATTAGATTTGGATTACCTGATCTACTCAAATGAGAGGATATTTATAGTGTTCCTAGCGCATGGCAATTGGTCCTTATTTTGAGCTGGGCATCCAGGATTCATGCCTAAAATAGGCGACTGCCAGGAATTCTGCGTGAAAGCAGGGGCGGGAAGCTCGTGCTCGCCATCCTGGAAGGCTGCCCGAGCAGAGTGAAAACTAGTTGTTGCTGCGAACAGAGATGCAGTTAGGGGCAGCGGTGATTTAGTTGGCCTTGGGACCAACCGACCACGCGTGCCCAGCTGAGGAGCATAAAGGGGAAAACACTTTTCCTTTGCCCATATTGGGTCAGATCTTTAGGGCCGTCCTTGACTTAGAAGCGAattagaaatgcttagccattgGACCAATCCAGAACATCCatattttcaaaaacatttttatttcaaattttcacCACCCTTTTAGATGCTTGAGCTTCTCTTTAAGGAGAAAAGTTTTTCATCCAAAAGAGATGGAAGCAACGCAAAATGTATAACTCTGCAAAACCAGTATAAACATGCCAATAattattaaatctaataaaatacTTATGCTGATTGGACAATGATCTAAGATATTTCTAGGAAGATCCCATAAAAAGCCACACCTCACAGATCTCACCAACCATCTATTACCAAAATACAAACTCCCTCGTTAGGCTGGAACCAGGTGACCAACTCCATGCATGAGATACAATTGTTAAAAGCAGAGAAATTCACATTAGAAGTACTACTATAGGAATCCACCCCTCAAGCCTCTCAAATTAGAGCAAAAacaaaagagaatttctttacccacctctctattttcttggtcacctctggtgaaaaacccaaaatacccttacttcggaaatgtatttccgaaacgcttttttttttcaaaatttgtcttatttcagaaatgcacttccgaaaacacgaaaaaaaagtgttttcggagatgcatttccgaaaacacccccttttttgggttttcggagatgcatttccgaaaacaccttttttttgggaGAGGAGTGTCTTCGgggatgcatatccgaaatattccaacaccaaattggtcttggaatgtttcggatatacacttccgaaagaattcaataattattaaaaaattaaaatcaaggtgaatcaatacaattaataggtataaaatgaaggtgaatcaataaaatgaaggtgaatcaaaatttcctaaacaattttaaagttaaaaattattttactaacttatataaatcaaaaactttttaatttcataagtaaattttgaattatatagaattaaatatcaaatttattcattaaataaaattaagacaaaatctttttttaatttttttaaactaaataaaaaattataactcatttttaattatgaatcagaatagaaatatataaatatataataataattattaattttataagtgaaacgtataaatatataattattattatataaatatataaatatataaatatataaatatataaatatataataattattataaattaaaacactcatttttttaatttttttaattattatataaatatataaatatatttataattaatatataataattattatataaatatataaatatataataatttttataaatatataataattattataattattatataaatatataaatatataaattaaaacactcattttttaattttttttgtaaatacataataattattatataaatatataaatatataaataaaaaattataactcattttgtaagtgaaattattttaatttttttaattaaaatcattttaaattttaaaatatgaaatatataataattattattcataactcataaattatgtcaaaatatataattattattattcattactcataaattatatcaaatttatgatatatgaattaattaatatcctaaaatgaatttttgggatttttagattttcttttgtttttttggagattcatctccgaattaatcaaaattctaatttttgggatttttttcagaaatgcacttagaaaaaaaaaaccggaaatgcatttccgaagcaggggtaaagtggagttttcgctggggatgacccccatagggaggtaggtaaagaaattttcaactaAAATCCCTCAAAGCACGCCACACCTCACCCCATGAGCTTTTAGACCTCCACACGGCCAACTATTCTAACAAAACACACTTAGAATATACATAATCacaagaaaatttcttcacccacctcctaaccttcttgcccacccctggtgaatttaccacactaccccttgtttcggaagttcatttccgaaaaggtactttttttgtaaaaaaaggtgttttcggaaatgtatctccgaaaacgtgtttgttttaatataaaatattgatttcggagatgcatctccgaaataaagttacttttcagaaaatgtggtgttttcagaagttcatctccgaacgcaccccccttgagggaattcggaaatggacctccgaatttatgtctggacagaagaaaaatgaaaaacaacaacgattcgctttatttaatcgggtgaagattacaacgatggcggtttcaaatcggtggtctccggaaatgcgatctttcgcaattgttcttttatatgcatttttgttgtgtcgtccgctttagcaaacttctccattatcacttccaactcgtcggagatggtgattttggagtcattttctttcggcgggtcaaaatcatcaaaacgaagtttcttccaatggtcggctacctcatccatgcgtatgggtgaattcaactttttcttttttgcaagtatacaagcacatggaaggccatatgtctttctaatggtgcacccacataatgaactatccgtccccgtggtctccgaccgcttagcttcatgaaacaaaaaattcaaacccgttcgagatatgttgtaaatcaattgcgagaatagaatttggcccttatatcGGCGTTCcaaaccgtcttgctccgaccgaacgatatttgaatttcattgtgttgattttggagcatttggttgacggtgtcccatccccgacacaaatctcccttgctatcacccaaccacctcttgaagaccgcatgtgcggattcaactcggttagttgtggtgcaaccaagatgtctaacccgatttgtccaagcgcacacgactttttctctaactttgtcaagaatggtggattcgacgtaatgacaaaaagtcttaatggaaccacacaaagacctaaagtgtaccaatttctcggtatacacctcttcggagtatgcatccaaaatttccctccatgccaccattatcctatcaaccacaacaccggctttgacaactttaccattttcattcggcctatcttttgtcccaaccgcgggtttcaacttgcttctcacgttgcaagttatgtgataccgacaaagtaaagcggtagatgtcgggaagacggtatcgaccgcattcatcaaagcattgtcccgatcggtgacaatgacgtttggcataacctcttgatcaactaacaaagacttgcaaattcccaaggcccacgtaaagttgtcttctttttcacactccaaaaaagcaaaccccaccgaataagtcttgtccgtctaggtcacaccgactatctctagaagcggaagcctatatttgtttgtcttgtacgtcgaatccatgactagaacggttggaaatgtgttgaataatttgatactttcgggatgagtccaaaaaatatcacgcaccgtaactttatcctcggaggttcggaagcttgaaacatatatGTTATCgtctagtagtttcaaaagttgttgcatttccgaccgagggcccatattcaatacTTTGAGATTATGCCGTTCATtataaacttgcttgatatttgaaacgctatccggattcttacgcttcaaatcggcaagtatgttgcgaggcgccactttgactatcgttaggtccgatatcacatttctctcttcgcgggacaaacgacacgccattggatgtccgtgtaacttgacatccaaggcatgattatgaattccacaaattacggttaaccgccacaaatgatcaaccctccgagtagcacgcaacttaaacggacacccgcactttctcgatcccgtgtcctcgtgttttagcacccggtttgattgtacataactaccaccccgttcgcaattcaaaacaacgaaagctttccgcctactatttccgttgtccgaccttaaaataacaattccaaatccatgtttgttagcttccttccgaacccaatcaatcaattgttcgcgactaccgaagctccgatcatttgtaaaatgttgccgaacatcgaccgcattgatcataggagtaacgtcaataaccggatcgttattaacgttgacaatttccggaactaatactccatcgtctcgcacaatgttgtccggatgcaccatacctaacaaatgaataaattagcaaaattggccaaaactgtttttttttaactgccagggcatatttcggaagttcatttccgaaatttattaggtaatatatttcggaaatgcacttccgaaccatatcagtttcagcataaaatttatcaatcaatgtagtgaaatagggatgaaatgagtgatgtttacctgaagttgtagctttctatgctccctttaacgtgatcaacggtttgaaacttgattttatggcgaaaaatggatggagattgattgagttttggagagggttttgagatgttttggagaaaaatgatgaaatagtgaaggagggaaatttgtatatgcaggaatattttcggaaatgaacttctgaaaatattcacgtttttaaatttttttaacttcggagatgcatctccgaaaacaccacttttttggtgttttcggagattcatttctgaaatgtatgaaaattcaaaaaaaaaaaactttggagatgcatctccgaagcagggacaGTTttagtttttcgctgggggtgaccccatagagaggtggataaagaaattttctaatcaCAAAACACCTATATTTAAATGATCCTAATACTTAGGGCccgaagaagaagagagaagaacCCTTACTAACTAACTttgaatttaaaactattttttattagaaaattacCAATCCAAcctaactttattttaaaattagtttataatttattaaaaaattccgATAGAAGAATTCATGTCTTGAAGGGACAATGTCAAATAGTTGATCtacataaaaaaacatttaacaatgctttattttagaaaatgtgTTTTACAATTCTCTAAGGGCtaacaataatttaatattaaaaatgaattaattcaTGTAAATAGAACACATGCTTTATAAGTTATAAAAAGGTAAAATCAGATTCTACTTTATTCATCAATATCGAAAAATTATGGGTGAAATTATCAAGTTCGTTTATATTATGATCATTTTTATATTTCTATTCTCTGTTACAGTGAATGTTAATGgtaaactttttatttttcattttttaatttttacctAATGTTATGTACTACTTTAATAAcattcatttctttttattttttaatttcagctGAAACTATGCAATGTATTGAAGATTCTGATTGTCCACTACTTTATTGTCCAAAATTTCTTGTAGTAGCGTGTGTTAAGCTCAGATGCAAATGTATTGTgtagtaaaaaaaaagaaatttttatgattggtaagTTTTTTATTTGATGTTTTAATTAAGTGTATCGGAAAGATAGACGATGTCTTATGTGCGTTATTTCGATAAATCTTTCATTTGAgaggttagtttttttttttttttttgacccaTTTAGACTGGGTTTAAAACATAGCAAAATGtgtaaacaaattaaataaaaaaacatagaaTTCTAACAAAATAATCTCGCTAAgtgattgaaaataaaaatttaaaatcttGGTCTCACAGATTACGGTAGACAATGACGAAAAGATATAAATTATATTCACaagaaatttaatattgatttttatttttgaaaattcttttttatcaatgtttattttattaaagtaACATTTTTCACCCTCCTTATAACAGGAGTGTAATCATGTAATTTCTTTGTTTTTAGATTTTAGTCTTCTATAATCgtaacatttatttatttgtttttatttttctacaGGCCATGACTTCAAGATTTGATTGCCTACAAAATACGTGTTTGTTTGAATTAAATTATTGTCATTTAATTATTGTATTAGCTATTTATATTAATTGTCATAATTTGTGTAATATGTTTTTTCAACTCAAAATATAACATGAATTGATTAAAGTcagttataataatttaaaataagagTTTATTCTACATTCGGATTATCACAAGAACCATAACAATATAAAGTTATTTGTTAAAGAACCATATTAAAGACTAAATAATCGGTGTCATTTGCATGCTAAGCACAAGAATATGATGGTTCATTAATTTGTGAAATCATTGCTTCAAAGTCTGTTATCAAATATCTGACATATTTCAATATTATGTTATTCATTCAAGCCAGATTGTATAACCAAAGAGTATGAATTTGTCATTGTCActattatgattttttaattgTGTAATATAGCTTAAGTTATTATTTAATCATAAAACAGGTTGACTGCAAACCAATTAAATTAAGTTTACTGAATTAATAAGATTTTTATTAAAAGAGtaatgtaattttaattttaaatagtaaaatttaatattttaagaaaaatctTATGTCATGCCATATGCAAATCAGATACAAAAGAAATCGAATACACGTCATATGCATATGTTAAGATGCTCATACTACTATGATCATGGAAGTGAAGTGGGTCCATTGTAGTGCCAAGATTTTGACGTGAGGTGAGTCCAGTGTAGTTTTGTCATGATTTTTGAAGCTAGAGTGAGTTGTGTCTATAAAATTATGTTTTCTTGCCAAATATAAAAATTGATATCGTGTTAGAAAGGTAAtgtaaaaaaaaagtgaaaatcgaAACTAACTTAAGTGTTTGCTTTAACAATCATATCGTGTTAGACAACATCtactaattttattaaaaaataaataaaaataaattttgtattgaAATGTATGTGCATTTTTGTTTTGACGATGATAAACCTATGCATTGGAAGAGTGATTTAAATAGACAAAAATAGAAGTAAGCTTAAATGATAAACCTAAGCATTTGAAGAGTTATAGAAATAGACAAAAATAGAAATAAGCTTAAGCATTTGCAGAGTGACAGAAATAGACAAAAATAGAAAGAGAAGCTAATACTCACCTTAATTAAAGTTAAGGAAAAAGAGTGGAAGAGATCGTCACGTTTTCTTCTTCTTGTGCGTTCCTATGGATGGAAGgaagaaattttttttattttcaacgtGAATTGACTTAAATGTTGATAGAAAGAAGTGAAATGCGGAAAGAATATTTCATGGGTTTGTAAATTAAAGGTCCCATCTCACAAGTCATTACCCACCATCATGAAAATATTGGGTAACTTTACACTTCAATGTCCCGCATCAATTATATGATTTTTCATCtctaaaattaattttctttcttgtttCTTAGCTTAaggtttttctttattttatttatttatctatcgAATTAGCGTGGTAGATAAAGTTTCATTTCTTAAAACTCTTTCTTGTCATTTAATTATTGTATTAGCTATTTATATTAATTGTCATAATTTGTGTAATATAATTTGTGTAATATGTTTTTTCAACTTAAAATATAACATGAATTGATTAAAgtcaattataataatttaaaataaaagtttatgcTACATTCGGGATTATCACAAGAACCATAgcaatagaaaatttctttagccacctctctatggggtcacccccagcgaaaatcccaaaatacccctgcttcggaaatgaacgttcgaagcgcttttttttttaaaaaaaatttccataattcggaagtgcatctccgaaaacacctcatggggggtgtcttcggagatgaacttccgaaaacacctcatgggggtgaattcggaaatgaacttccgaattatgcaaaaactgttttttttttatgttttttcttaaactgtctcgcattttaattaaacgcaaacgccaaataaaaataagcaacagataaactgaaaatactaagatgataaatccaatccaaaaacactgtgcgaaagatacaatccgaaatcaaaacaaaacaaaacaaaacacgtcaaacaaaacaaaaacacgttattctgcccgacgagcgttacaaaatacacatcaaacaaaacaaaaacacgttattctgcccgacgagcgaactcctccgaatgaagataattataccaatcctcatcccactcattctcagaaccatcagcgttgatcatgactctcacgcctgaagactgagcctgcacgtccgagccatggacccccaggggacgagaagcagaaccagtcaaaaccttcttcttctccttcacctccttcacctccttcactccgcgagagcacgaggttgaagaaccctttcttcccttagcgccacccattcctgcgtaaaaatgaagaaagaaaggtccatgagacctccttttataaaagaagaaaggggacaaaaacgcttgggaaacagacaagtcattaaagaacaaagacgttggaaaccagcgacacgccgtcaaagaagtcagaacgcatgcacacaaacttcaaagaaacaggcacaataaacaaaggcgttaaaaataaagtacttgcaaattaaaacggacactccctaccctctctagccgacgcagtctgggtctccctaccctgtctgatgcgtgctggttggttgtctgacatgttcctgtaaacaattgaaatcgattaatatgcgagacaaaataaaaaactaaaaaatttgaacttctgatacaattcggaagttcatttccgaaaactgggatggaggtgttttcggaaatgaacttctgaaacatccctgcgatggagttttctgcaacttccatggcagaccccaaaatcaaacataaaacaaattcaaaaaactTTTAAACAACCTAATTATCTGAATTAGCGTGGTAGATAAAGTTTCATttcttaaaactttttccttctctTGTAtagtaaaaagaaaaagagattttttttattttattctatgatTGGTAAGTTTTTTAATTAGGTGTTTTATCTAAGTATATCGAAAAGATAGGCAATATCTCATGTGCACTACTTTGGTAGGTCTTTCACTTGAGagattttttttttcgtttttcactCATTTATCATTGGGTTTAAAACCTTGCAAAATgggtaaaaaaaaactattaaaaaaatataaaaacttaaaattcTTAATAAATAACCTCGCTAAatgattgaaaataaaaaattaaaattttggtcTCACTGGTCAAGGTAAACAATGGCAAAAAGATACATattaatatattcacaagaattttaatattgattcttatttttgaaaattatttattcTCAATGTTTATTTCAATAAAGTAACATTTTTTCCTATTAAAtcttaacatttttttatatttttttttacaggtATTTGACATGATTTTAAGATTTGATTGTCTACAAAATATGAGTCAGTTTTAGTTAAATTATTatcatttaattattgttttcgctatttatattaattgatattttttcaattcaaaatataatttaaattgattaaagtcaaaataataataaaaatattaatttattttacttttggaATTATCACAAGAACCATAGTAATGTATAGTTATTTGTTAAAGtaaaatagttatatatatatagttatttatttaaaaaccATTGTAAAGACTAGGGGTGGACAACCGGTCGGGCCGGTTCGGTTTCGGGCCCAAAACCTCAAACCGGCCCAACCCTCGGTTCAGAAATAGAGACCCAATTCCGACCAGTCCAATAATCGGTTTTTTCGGGTTCGGTTTTTTTCGGTTTCGGTTTAATATTTCGGTTTTTTCGGTTTTTTCGGTTTGGTTTAATGTTTCAGTTTTTTAATTTGGACTAAAGATGGTTCCAGTTTTATGTTTCTTTCGTTTCCAATATTAAATATTAGTAATTTTTGGCCCAAACTTATatcatttgtttttattcattatttaatAATCAAATGAGTCAAAAATTTATGAATGTATCAAGTTGCCTCATGTATTCAAAATGGGTTAGATCTACAAATTTTAATAGtgagtaaaataaattaaataaatccaaACAACAAATTAAAACTACACCAGAGCTGCCACAAGTAATCCAAAAGATTACTGcataataaaatcaaacaaaattttaCAAAACTCAACCCTGAAACTCAACCCTTTTTCTTACAAAAACTAAACTCAACAAACcctttttaccaaaaaaaaataaagCTAAACAACAAATAAACTCAACCCATATTTTAAGAAGAAAAGAAGCCTAAATAGCAGAATATAAAACTCTAGCTTATAGTAGACACTCAAGGAGAATGAAATAGAGAGCAACTCCTTCAAATTTGTGAGTTAAAGTTTTGTTAATGGTTGAGTTTGAGAAGTTGAAATTGAAAGAGGAAGCAAAGAAGAATGAGATTGCAGCAGCGGCTAGGGTTATCTGATTCTCTTCTCTTGGGTGTTAGGTTTATATAGTATAATGGGAATTTTTTGGGCTTCAGAAACAACCTGTCTAGCCCAGTAAAAtatcaatcaaataaaataataagagtTACACTGCTAAACCGGTCGGGTTCGGTTTTTTTTGGGTTCAGTTTaatcaaccgaaccgaaccgtccTTATCCACTCTAAACCAAATGTTTCACCCGCTTGACCCGGAAACCCGACTGTGACCCGACCGAAATGCTGCGGATTGAATGGGCCGGTCG
The window above is part of the Vicia villosa cultivar HV-30 ecotype Madison, WI unplaced genomic scaffold, Vvil1.0 ctg.000063F_1_1_1, whole genome shotgun sequence genome. Proteins encoded here:
- the LOC131623391 gene encoding uncharacterized protein LOC131623391; translation: MSDNQPARIRQGRETQTASAREGMGGAKGRKGSSTSCSRGVKEVKEVKEKKKVLTGSASRPLGVHGSDVQAQSSGVRVMINADGSENEWDEDWYNYLHSEEFARRAE